TAAACGTTCAAATTGTTGTTTCAGGAAAATTTCAGCACGCAACGTTCTATTTTCACTATCAAACAAATCACCAGCGATAATTACAAAATCAACATCCTGTTGTAATGCTATATCAACAATATTTTTAAAACTTTCATAAGCACTTTTTTGAACATCTTCAAAAATTTTAGGGCTTATATGACTCTTAGATTTGAAGGGACTATCTAAATGCAAATCCGAACAATGAATAAATTTAACCATACATCCATATCTCCTTAATTTAAGGTTCTAACATCAATTTCGCAAAATCCAACTATTAAAGCTTTGTCATCACTATTCCTAAAAGATATATTTATGCATCCTATTGAATAGTGATACATTAGCTGATTCATTAAAATCAGTTGATTTTTATTTTTGTCTCACAAAAAAGAGGTCGGGACAAAAGCGTTTAGGATTTGAGCAGAACCGAATGATGCGCGAAATTGTTTTCCAAATTTTGTCGAATCGTGAGAGTTTCTGCCGAAAATCCTGCTTTTGGGACGCCGTTAATCGGTTTCCCAGAGCACAAAATCTTTATGTCTCACCCTCGTGCTTTAGTCAAATCGTGATGTTTCAATTATTAACAAGTTTATTATTTCTTCATTTTACCATAATACGCTTCATATCGTCGATGAACATATGAATTTGAGGGATTTTTGTAACAGTTTATTTTTAAAATCATATAATATGGTTAAGTTTTTCGAATATCATGTTCAAAAATTCAAATTCTGGAAATAATTTCGTACCTAATATGGTGAGCTTTCGATATTACTCTACTCGAAAATGTTAGAACTCTCACAGTAATATTATAAGTTGAACTTCTCAACAAAAAATCGTGAACTTTCTCGGTAGTATTGTTAACACATCCAATAAGGATAGTCACGCACTTTAACATTCATGTTGTTAGTAAAAAGTTTTTTATCTCACATAAACGAACATTGCTATCGATTTTATTTGATATAAATAAAGACTGCCAACAAAGTCTCAAACTCTGTCGACAGTCATTCCCTATTCAATGGGCTTATTAATTATATAAAGTATTAGTCAGCGTAAATTTCGTCTAAAGGTTTAACGATAATTTGGTTGATTTCTTGGAATACTTGACTCATTTTTTGTTCAGCATTCATTAATGCAGAGATGTTTTCATCTTTTTCAATTGCTTGAGCTTGTTCTTGTGCTTTTTGTAAATCTTCTTCAGCAATTTCTTCACCTTGCATTTGTTTTTGTTGGAAGTTAATTTGTGTTTCACGGAACTCATCGAATAATTTTTTAGATTCTTCGTTCTCTTTTACATTAGCAAATGCTTCTTTGATTGCTTTGTATTCATCACTTTCTCTTAAAGCTTGTTCTAATTGATTTGCATAATCGTATAAATTTACTGCCATGGTTATAGCACTCCTTTGTTGTTGTTAACTTTTATATAAAAATGTTTCGCTATTACTTTAACACATCTCGCTTTTTTAGACAAAGATTGCAACCAGTCCTTGGAAAAACCCTATAATTCCACCTAAAATAAAGCCTAAAGACATGATAAGTTTTAATTCCTTATTTGCAATTTCAATGATTAATTTTTCAATATAATCTAATTCAAAAGTGTTAATTTGTTCTTCTATTAGTCCACGTAAATCTACTTTTGTCATTATAATTGATAAATGTTTAGATAACTGTAAAATGACTAAATCAGTTAGCTTTGTAGAAAGTTGATTTTCTATATAGTCAATCAAGTTCGGCATTATTGAAGTAATTGGTTTATTTGCTTGATTACTTATATAAGTCGTCAAATATACCGATACATTTTTGGCAATATCATTAAATTGCGTAGTATTGATTAGTTCATTTAATGGTTTATTTTTGAACGTTTCATACTCATTTGAAATGACTGATGTAACTATACCTCTCGCCTTAGGGTGTGAAGTTAATCTTATAAGCTCTTGCTGAATACGATCTGCAATGCTCTCTTTCGTCATAAACATTTGCAACATACCAATTAACTTACCTTTTTCATTGAAAAACGTATCCAACATGTCATTAATATCTTGTGTCCCTTTAGCTGAAGATAAATAATTTCTTGCACGATCACATAATAAGTCTGTCGCTTTATCTACTTGATTATCTAGTAACGTTACAAATTGATGTGGTAATAGCGCTGCAATCGTCTGATCTTGATGTGTTTGATAATATTGATTCAATTGTGATTCAATGTATTGACTTCCGTTAGTTTGTAATACACTTTCTAAATCGATATCTAACTGTGAAGTTAATTGCTGGATAGTTAGCTGATTTTTAGATATCTTTTGCAATTGTTTCGAAATCATAGAATTAATTGCTTCTTGTGATTTGCTGCTTTTTAATTTTTCACTTATTAAAGATTCGGTAAGTAAATGTTCTTCTATAACTTGACCAATCTTAGTTGCGATTTCTTCTCGTCTTTTAGGAATTAATCCAGGTGTAAATGGTACTCTAAATTTAAATATATAATATGGTTTAAAGGGGTGAAACAGCATTCTAATTGCGATTACATTCGTAATACCACCAATTATCGCCCCTACAACTATCATAAATATAATGATAAATAGTGCATTCATAATTTTGACTCCTTTGTTACAACATAGTTATTCATTATACCACTGTTTTGAACTTTTAATTCATTTTTCAATTTACTTTGTTACTAGTTTTATAACTATTTTACATACAAAAAAGCGATGCCTCACCTTAATTGGGTGTTCCACATCGCTTTGATTATTTATTAAAAGTATATAGGCCTAGATATGTACTAATTCTTCTTTAGCATTTCTGTTAAAGTATGTTTCAGCTTCTCTCATTTTAGAAGTACCGAAAATTGGTTGATTATCTGGATTCAATACACGATAAATATTACTTACTTTATTACTTTGTAATACGAAGCCATTACGTGTCTCAATGTTATTCCAGTAAATATCACTTGTTGGTGCATGGTTTGGATATGCACAATGATTTCTTGAAATTGTTTGAACGATTTCTAATGGATCACAGCCAAAAGTGCTGTTTAATACTTCAGAGTCTCTGAATAATGCACAAATTGAAATACAAGTTGTCCAATTTGGTAATACTCTCTCTTTTTCAATTTGTACTAAAGTCTTTTTAGAAAGTCCAATTGTTTGCGCCATAGTGTCTTGCGTATAACCAGCCTCTATACGAACCATTTTAAATTTTGTTTGAATTAAATCTGTAAAACTCTGTCTATCCATTCTGTTATCTACCTTTCTGTTTGGAGAATTTTATCCGGACACAAGAAATTGCAATAATACACATTTCTTGAAACACAGATTTCATCTTAATATATTTTTAATAAAATGAAAAGAGTCAATTTCACATTTGTATTAAATTTTGATCAAGTCAACAAAAGTTAAGTTTACTTTATAATGAATCAAAAGTAAACGAAGTTAAATTTTATGCATAATGTCTACATTTGATAAAACTTACACTTTTATTATGATATCAAATTTACAAAGAAAACTGTATAATAAATCCTATCGCTATGAAAAAAATCCTAATAAAATGTTGAAAATTTGACTATTTTTTGACGAATCTACAGGAAACTCACTTTATATTAATTTATTTTCCATTGCATAGATCGCAGCTTGTGTACGATCACTTACTTGTAACTTACTAAAAATATGACTAACATGCGTTTTAATTGTTTTTTCTGACACAAATAAAGTTTCTGCAATTTCTTTATTTGTTTTGCCTTTAACCATTTCTCGTAACACTTCTATTTCTCTCTTCGACAATTTATTCGTGTAATGTGGTTTTTGGCTTACCGTTTCAAATACATCTTGTGCTTTAGGATGTATCATTTTTTCACCATTCATGACACGCCTAATTGTGTCGATTAATTGCTGTGGCTCAACATCTTTCATTTCATAACCATCTGCGCCTTTATTGATAGCTGAAATCACGTGTTCGTCATCAACATAACTGGTTAAGACTAATACTTTAATTTCAGGATAGTGCGCCTTAATATATTCAGTAATTTCAATACCATTCATTTCAGGCATAACTAAATCTAATAACACAATATCTGGATGCTCATTATCTTTTAAATATTCTAAAAATGATTGACCATCTGAAAAATCTTGAATAACTTCTAAATTTTCAATTGTTGATAATAGAAAACGTAAACCTTGACGAACAATATAATGATCATCAACTAATATTACTTTGTCCATATGTTAACTCCTTATACTAAATTATTTGATAGGAATTGTGAATTTAATTTGTGTCCCTTCAGATGGCTGTGACTGAAATGTCACTTTGCCTTTTAATAATTTAACTCGTTGTTTTATATTGTTAATGCCATGTGACGAACTGATATCAACATCATCTATATCAAAACCTTGTCCATAATCATAGACATTTATGTATAGCATTTCGTTCGTTTGTTTTAACATTAAACTCATCGAATTAGTGTTTGCGTGTTTTTTTACATTATTTATGCATTCTTGTAATGCGCGATATATATTTTCTTCAATTTCATTGGAAAGGTCTATTAAGCCTTCTACATTAACTTTTAATTGAATTTGCATTAACTTACTATAAGCCGTCAAAGCGTGAAGCAAACCTTGTTCGAGTCCGACTGGCTTAAGTTGCCATATCAATGCACGCATTTCATTTACTGCATTTTGACTTGTCTCTTCAATTGTCTTAAATGCTTGTTTGGCAATGGTTTCATTCGTCATACCATATGCAGCATGTGCTGTTAACTTTACAGAAAAGAGCATTTGATTTACTGAATCATGTAAATCTCTAGCTAATCGGTTACGTTCATTTATTTTTGCGGCTTCTTTTTCACGATCTGTTAAATAAATACGTTTGATGGCTGAACCTAATTGAAATGCAACTGATTCTAATAATTCTAAATCTTCGTCACTATAAATTTCAGTATTAGGCGATGCAACATTTAGAATTCCAAATTGCTCTTGACCCGATTTAAGAGGCACTGTTGCATGATGCGTAATATCATCATTTTGACTTGGATAAGCTTTGGACGCAAGATTGATTCGGGAACAATTAACAATATTCGATGCTTTCATCAACCTGCCTTGATTAAAAGCTTTAACACACCAACACGACCCATCTTTTATATAATGACAATGTTCTGCCATTAATGAGTGAGGTAAGTCTACATGTGAAACGAGTTCATGCTCACCAACACTATTTATAAAAAATATCCATCCTGTCGTGAAATTACTGCCTTCGATTAAATATTTTAAAGCGCCCTGCGTCATACTATACATTTCTGTTTCTTCATTTAAAAATTCAGCAATTTCTTTTAATAAAGCCAGTCGCGTCTTTTGTTCCATCAAATCGCTCCAATTCATTTTACGTGTATTTACTATTATACATTGAGTTATTATATTTTAAAATCTTAGACATGAACATGATAAAATGATATTGATGATTTAATAGTTATATTCCGTTGAACTGTTTTGTGATATGATACTAAAGACTATAGGAGGATTTTATGAAATTTAAAATACCAGAAAACTTTAATGACTTAAGTTTACGAGACATTTTCCAACAACTTAAGCTACCTAAAAAAGACTTACACAATTTAAACATGTCTAAAGATATTACAATTAATGATCAATCAGCACGATTAATGGATAAAGTTCATACAGGTGATCAAGTATTTATACCTACACCTGAGGAAAAAAGTAACTACGTGCCTAGTTATCGTTATGCACAAATTAAATATGAAGATGATGACATGGCGATTGTGATGAAACCTAAAGGTGTGAAAACACATCCGAATGATTTAAAAGAAAGTAACACATTAATGAATCATGTTATCTATACTGTAGATAGTGATTATGTTGAACCAATTCATCGACTGGATCAAGAAACAGTTGGTTTATTAATCGTTGCTAAAAATCCTTTAATGAAAAAAATCCTTGATCGTATGTTAGAGGAAAATAACATTACACGTATATATAAAGCCAATGTAAAAGCATTACTACCATTAAAACCTCAAACGATTGATATGCCAATAGGTAAAGATAAATTCCATTCAAACAAACGTCGCGTTTCACCTACTGGTCAACGTGCGATTACGCATATTTTAACTTCTAAAATGTTAAAAGAAAATGTGTGTCAACTCGAAATTAAATTAGATACTGGTCGTACACACCAAATTCGTGTTCACTTAGCTGAAATTGGTCATCCAGTTATAGGCGATCCACTATATGGAGACTCAACATTGAGACAATTAGAACTTGAAAGTTATAAAATTGAGTTTATACACCCATTAACAAAAGAAGTTATTTCTGTTTCGTTAGATGATTAATATCGATAAATACGCATGACATTATGTCGTGTGGTATTGTTTTGTAATTAAATAATGCATTAATTGAAATCGGATATCTGAAAATTATTTCAGGTGTTCGATTTTATGTTGATATTTTGGAAAGCTTTTTATTTTGAGGATTAATTGTAGAATTCCATATATTCTTGTTCAACTGTAGTAAATGTATTTACGAGCGACGCATGATATCATATGCTTTTTTGCCATAAAATAAAGCTTGGAACACTACATCTACATGCAATGTCCAAACTTTATAACTCTTCATAAAATTGGTCTGATGTATTCAATTTGATATAGAGCCGATTTATTATAGCGCCACATTTATTTGATATAACTATTAAATTAGTGCGGATCTACCATATCTTCTGGCTTAATCCAAGCTTCGAATTGTTCCTCTGTTACATATCCTGTTTGAATTGCAGATTCTTTTAAAGTTAAGCCTTCTTTGTGAGCTTTTTTAGCAATTTGCGCTGCTTTCTCGTAACCGATATGTGGATTTAATGCTGTAACTAACATTAACGATTGATTTA
This is a stretch of genomic DNA from Staphylococcus roterodami. It encodes these proteins:
- a CDS encoding YlbF/YmcA family competence regulator; its protein translation is MAVNLYDYANQLEQALRESDEYKAIKEAFANVKENEESKKLFDEFRETQINFQQKQMQGEEIAEEDLQKAQEQAQAIEKDENISALMNAEQKMSQVFQEINQIIVKPLDEIYAD
- a CDS encoding DUF445 family protein, producing the protein MNALFIIIFMIVVGAIIGGITNVIAIRMLFHPFKPYYIFKFRVPFTPGLIPKRREEIATKIGQVIEEHLLTESLISEKLKSSKSQEAINSMISKQLQKISKNQLTIQQLTSQLDIDLESVLQTNGSQYIESQLNQYYQTHQDQTIAALLPHQFVTLLDNQVDKATDLLCDRARNYLSSAKGTQDINDMLDTFFNEKGKLIGMLQMFMTKESIADRIQQELIRLTSHPKARGIVTSVISNEYETFKNKPLNELINTTQFNDIAKNVSVYLTTYISNQANKPITSIMPNLIDYIENQLSTKLTDLVILQLSKHLSIIMTKVDLRGLIEEQINTFELDYIEKLIIEIANKELKLIMSLGFILGGIIGFFQGLVAIFV
- a CDS encoding helix-turn-helix transcriptional regulator; translated protein: MDRQSFTDLIQTKFKMVRIEAGYTQDTMAQTIGLSKKTLVQIEKERVLPNWTTCISICALFRDSEVLNSTFGCDPLEIVQTISRNHCAYPNHAPTSDIYWNNIETRNGFVLQSNKVSNIYRVLNPDNQPIFGTSKMREAETYFNRNAKEELVHI
- a CDS encoding response regulator transcription factor; translation: MDKVILVDDHYIVRQGLRFLLSTIENLEVIQDFSDGQSFLEYLKDNEHPDIVLLDLVMPEMNGIEITEYIKAHYPEIKVLVLTSYVDDEHVISAINKGADGYEMKDVEPQQLIDTIRRVMNGEKMIHPKAQDVFETVSQKPHYTNKLSKREIEVLREMVKGKTNKEIAETLFVSEKTIKTHVSHIFSKLQVSDRTQAAIYAMENKLI
- a CDS encoding GAF domain-containing sensor histidine kinase: MEQKTRLALLKEIAEFLNEETEMYSMTQGALKYLIEGSNFTTGWIFFINSVGEHELVSHVDLPHSLMAEHCHYIKDGSCWCVKAFNQGRLMKASNIVNCSRINLASKAYPSQNDDITHHATVPLKSGQEQFGILNVASPNTEIYSDEDLELLESVAFQLGSAIKRIYLTDREKEAAKINERNRLARDLHDSVNQMLFSVKLTAHAAYGMTNETIAKQAFKTIEETSQNAVNEMRALIWQLKPVGLEQGLLHALTAYSKLMQIQLKVNVEGLIDLSNEIEENIYRALQECINNVKKHANTNSMSLMLKQTNEMLYINVYDYGQGFDIDDVDISSSHGINNIKQRVKLLKGKVTFQSQPSEGTQIKFTIPIK
- a CDS encoding RluA family pseudouridine synthase, yielding MKFKIPENFNDLSLRDIFQQLKLPKKDLHNLNMSKDITINDQSARLMDKVHTGDQVFIPTPEEKSNYVPSYRYAQIKYEDDDMAIVMKPKGVKTHPNDLKESNTLMNHVIYTVDSDYVEPIHRLDQETVGLLIVAKNPLMKKILDRMLEENNITRIYKANVKALLPLKPQTIDMPIGKDKFHSNKRRVSPTGQRAITHILTSKMLKENVCQLEIKLDTGRTHQIRVHLAEIGHPVIGDPLYGDSTLRQLELESYKIEFIHPLTKEVISVSLDD